A single region of the Cyclopterus lumpus isolate fCycLum1 chromosome 16, fCycLum1.pri, whole genome shotgun sequence genome encodes:
- the rab42b gene encoding ras-related protein Rab-42b isoform X2: MSHQEEGATMDLTLWQYQFRIIMLGDSTVGKSSLLKRYTEDLFLESINQTVGVDFYVHFLEVEPGVRVKLQFWDTAGQERFRSVTRSYYRNSVGGLLVFDMTNQASFDNIKEWHAEVCERVQPNKVLFVLVGQKSDREDQGERVVSLEEAQKLAGQLGVPYVEASAKTGHNVKDTFELLTRRVYQGLLSGEVELQDGWDGVKCAAPQVLQLQRADLAKPKKDPPKKCCP; encoded by the exons ATGAGCCaccaggaggaggggg CAACAATGGACCTGACTTTGTGGCAGTACCAGTTCAGGATCATCATGCTGGGGGACTCCACAGTGGGCAAGTCTTCCTTGCTGAAGCGCTACACTGAAGACCTGTTCCTGGAGTCCATCAACCAGACGGTGGGTGTAGACTTCTACGTTCACTTCCTGGAGGTGGAGCCGGGGGTCCGTGTCAAGCTTCAGTTCTGGGACACAGCTGGACAGGAGAGGTTCAG gtCAGTGACCCGTTCTTATTACCGCAACTCAGTCGGAGGTCTGCTGGTGTTTGACATGACCAACCAAGCATCCTTTGACAATATTAAGGAGTGGCACGCCGAGGTGTGCGAACGAGTGCAGCCGAACAAGGTTCTGTTCGTCCTGGTGGGGCAAAAGAGTGACCGTGAGGACCAGGGGGAGAGGGTGGTGAGTCTGGAGGAGGCTCAGAAACTGGCCGGGCAGCTCGGGGTGCCCTACGTGGAGGCCTCTGCCAAGACGGGGCACAACGTGAAGGACACCTTTGAGCTGCTCACTCGGCGGGTCTACCAGGGTCTGCTGAGTGGAGAGGTGGAGCTGCAGGACGGCTGGGACGGGGTGAAGTGCGCTGCACCACAGGtgctgcagctgcagagagCCGACCTGGCAAAGCCCAAAAAAGACCCCCCCAAGAAGTGTTGTCCTTAA
- the rab42b gene encoding ras-related protein Rab-42b isoform X1 has product MTVNTACSTDTTMDLTLWQYQFRIIMLGDSTVGKSSLLKRYTEDLFLESINQTVGVDFYVHFLEVEPGVRVKLQFWDTAGQERFRSVTRSYYRNSVGGLLVFDMTNQASFDNIKEWHAEVCERVQPNKVLFVLVGQKSDREDQGERVVSLEEAQKLAGQLGVPYVEASAKTGHNVKDTFELLTRRVYQGLLSGEVELQDGWDGVKCAAPQVLQLQRADLAKPKKDPPKKCCP; this is encoded by the exons ATGACTGTCAACACCGCCTGCTCTACTGATA CAACAATGGACCTGACTTTGTGGCAGTACCAGTTCAGGATCATCATGCTGGGGGACTCCACAGTGGGCAAGTCTTCCTTGCTGAAGCGCTACACTGAAGACCTGTTCCTGGAGTCCATCAACCAGACGGTGGGTGTAGACTTCTACGTTCACTTCCTGGAGGTGGAGCCGGGGGTCCGTGTCAAGCTTCAGTTCTGGGACACAGCTGGACAGGAGAGGTTCAG gtCAGTGACCCGTTCTTATTACCGCAACTCAGTCGGAGGTCTGCTGGTGTTTGACATGACCAACCAAGCATCCTTTGACAATATTAAGGAGTGGCACGCCGAGGTGTGCGAACGAGTGCAGCCGAACAAGGTTCTGTTCGTCCTGGTGGGGCAAAAGAGTGACCGTGAGGACCAGGGGGAGAGGGTGGTGAGTCTGGAGGAGGCTCAGAAACTGGCCGGGCAGCTCGGGGTGCCCTACGTGGAGGCCTCTGCCAAGACGGGGCACAACGTGAAGGACACCTTTGAGCTGCTCACTCGGCGGGTCTACCAGGGTCTGCTGAGTGGAGAGGTGGAGCTGCAGGACGGCTGGGACGGGGTGAAGTGCGCTGCACCACAGGtgctgcagctgcagagagCCGACCTGGCAAAGCCCAAAAAAGACCCCCCCAAGAAGTGTTGTCCTTAA
- the rab42b gene encoding ras-related protein Rab-42b isoform X3: MDLTLWQYQFRIIMLGDSTVGKSSLLKRYTEDLFLESINQTVGVDFYVHFLEVEPGVRVKLQFWDTAGQERFRSVTRSYYRNSVGGLLVFDMTNQASFDNIKEWHAEVCERVQPNKVLFVLVGQKSDREDQGERVVSLEEAQKLAGQLGVPYVEASAKTGHNVKDTFELLTRRVYQGLLSGEVELQDGWDGVKCAAPQVLQLQRADLAKPKKDPPKKCCP; encoded by the exons ATGGACCTGACTTTGTGGCAGTACCAGTTCAGGATCATCATGCTGGGGGACTCCACAGTGGGCAAGTCTTCCTTGCTGAAGCGCTACACTGAAGACCTGTTCCTGGAGTCCATCAACCAGACGGTGGGTGTAGACTTCTACGTTCACTTCCTGGAGGTGGAGCCGGGGGTCCGTGTCAAGCTTCAGTTCTGGGACACAGCTGGACAGGAGAGGTTCAG gtCAGTGACCCGTTCTTATTACCGCAACTCAGTCGGAGGTCTGCTGGTGTTTGACATGACCAACCAAGCATCCTTTGACAATATTAAGGAGTGGCACGCCGAGGTGTGCGAACGAGTGCAGCCGAACAAGGTTCTGTTCGTCCTGGTGGGGCAAAAGAGTGACCGTGAGGACCAGGGGGAGAGGGTGGTGAGTCTGGAGGAGGCTCAGAAACTGGCCGGGCAGCTCGGGGTGCCCTACGTGGAGGCCTCTGCCAAGACGGGGCACAACGTGAAGGACACCTTTGAGCTGCTCACTCGGCGGGTCTACCAGGGTCTGCTGAGTGGAGAGGTGGAGCTGCAGGACGGCTGGGACGGGGTGAAGTGCGCTGCACCACAGGtgctgcagctgcagagagCCGACCTGGCAAAGCCCAAAAAAGACCCCCCCAAGAAGTGTTGTCCTTAA
- the ctps1b gene encoding CTP synthase 1b → MKYILVTGGVISGIGKGIIASSVGTILKSCGLHVTAIKIDPYINIDAGTFSPYEHGEVFVLDDGGEVDLDLGNYERFLDIRLTKDNNLTTGKIYQSVINKERRGDYLGKTVQVVPHITDAIQEWVMKQARISVDDDGVEPQVCVIELGGTVGDIESMPFIEAFRQFQFKVKKENFCNIHVSLVPQPNTTGEQKTKPTQNSVRELRGLGLSPDLIMCRCSSPLETSVKEKISMFCHVEPTQVICVRDVSSVYRVPLLLEDQGVVSYFCQRLSLPIEVRPRKMLTKWKEMADRSARLLEHVSIALVGKYTKLSDSYTSVIKALEHSALAVNHKLEVKYIDSADLEATTLQDEPVKYHEAWQRLCSSHGVLVPGGFGVRGTEGKILAINWARKQNKPFLGVCLGMQLAVCEFARNVLGWEDANSTEFNPESTHPVVIDMPEHNPGQMGGTMRLGKRRTIFKSSTSVLKKLYGGVEYVDERHRHRFEVNPELTHHFEEKGFQFVGQDVEGERMEVIELEDHCYFVGVQYHPEFTSRPIKPSPPYFGLLLAAAGKLQSYLAKGCRLSPRDTYSDRSGSSSPEADMSELRFPSLSLD, encoded by the exons ATGAAGTACATCCTGGTTACCGGTGGTGTTATATCTGGTATTGGAAAGGGCATCATTGCCAGCAGCGTGGGGACAATCCTCAAGTCCTGCGGCCTTCATGTCACAGCCATCAAAATAGACCCATATATCAATATTGATGCTGGCACCTTTTCGCCATACGAACACG ggGAAGTTTTTGTTCTTGATGATGGCGGGGAGGTGGATCTGGACTTGGGGAACTATGAGCGTTTCCTAGACATCCGTCTTACCAAAGACAACAACCTCACCACTGGAAAGATCTATCAGTCGGTCATcaacaaggagaggaggggagattACCTGGGCAAGACCGTACAAG TGGTACCCCACATCACAGATGCCATCCAGGAGTGGGTGATGAAGCAGGCCAGGATCTCGGTAGATGATGATGGTGTGGAGCCTCAAGTGTGTGTCATTGAG CTGGGAGGCACAGTGGGGGACATTGAGAGCATGCCCTTCATCGAGGCCTTCAGACAGTTCCAGTTCAAGGTGAAGAAGGAGAACTTCTGCAACATCCATGTCAGCCTGGTACCACAG CCCAATACCACAGGAGAGCAGAAAACCAAACCAACCCAGAACAGTGTTCGAGAACTCAGAGGGCTGGGCTTGTCTCCAGATTTG attATGTGCCGCTGTTCATCGCCCCTAGAAACATCTGTCAAGGAGAAGATCTCCATGTTTTGTCATGTAGAGCCCACACAG GTGATCTGTGTCCGGGACGTCTCCTCCGTCTACAGGGTGcccctgctgctggaggaccAGGGTGTTGTGAGCTACTTCTGTCAGCGGCTGAGCCTGCCCATCGAGGTGAGGCCCAGAAAGATGCTCACAAAGTGGAAGGAGATGGCTGACAG ATCTGCCCGTCTCTTGGAGCACGTCTCTATCGCCCTGGTGGGGAAATACACCAAGTTATCCGACTCCTACACCTCCGTTATCAAGGCCCTAGAGCACTCGGCCCTCGCAGTTAATCACAAACTAGAGGTCAAG tacaTTGACTCTGCAGACCTAGAGGCTACCACTCTGCAAGATGAACCCGTGAAATACCATGAGGCCTGGCAAAGACTCTGCAGTTCTCA tggTGTGTTGGTACCAGGAGGTTTTGGTGTGAGAGGGACAGAAGGCAAGATTCTTGCTATTAACTGGGCGAGGAAACAGAATAAGCCTTTCCTTG GAGTATGTTTGGGCATGCAGCTGGCAGTGTGTGAGTTTGCTCGCAATGTTCTCGGATGGGAAG ATGCCAACTCCACAGAATTCAATCCAGAATCCACTCACCCTGTC GTGATTGACATGCCAGAGCACAACCCAGGGCAGATGGGTGGGACTATGAGGTTGGGGAAGAGGCGGACTATTTTCAAATCCAGCACAAGTGTACTGA aAAAATTGTACGGAGGCGTGGAATATGTTGATGAGAGGCACAGGCACAGATTTGAG GTGAACCCTGAGCTGACGCACCACTTTGAAGAAAAGGGTTTTCAGTTTGTCGGCCAGGATgtggaaggagagagaatggaggTCATTGAATTGGAGG ATCATTGTTACTTTGTTGGAGTGCAGTACCACCCAGAGTTCACCTCCAGACCCATCAAACCTTCTCCTCCATACTTTGGTCTCCTGCTGGCTGCTGCAGGAAAACTCCAGAGTTACCTGGCTAAAGGCTGTCGCCTCTctccacg GGACACTTACAGCGATCGCAGTGGCAGCAGTTCTCCTGAAGCGGACATGTCTGAGCTGAGGTTCCCCTCTTTGTCCCTAGATTAA